In Felis catus isolate Fca126 chromosome A2, F.catus_Fca126_mat1.0, whole genome shotgun sequence, the following proteins share a genomic window:
- the MKRN1 gene encoding E3 ubiquitin-protein ligase makorin-1 isoform X2: MHGVCKEGDNCRYSHDLSDSPYGVVCKYFQRGYCIYGDRCRYEHSKPLKQEEVTVADLTAKSSLAASSSLSSVVGPVVEMNTGEADSRNSNFASVGAGSEDWVNAIEFVPGQPYCGRTAPSCTEAPPQGSVTKEECEKEQTVAETKKQLCPYAAVGECRYGENCVYLHGDSCDMCGLQVLHPTDAAQRSQHIKSCIEAHEKDMELSFAVQRSKDMVCGVCMEVVYEKASPSERRFGILSNCSHTYCLKCIRKWRSAKQFESKIIKSCPECRITSNFVIPSEYWVEEKEEKQKLIQKYKEAMSNKACRYFDEGRGSCPFGGNCFYKHAYPDGRREEPQRQKVGTSSRYRAQRRNHFWELIEERENSNPFDNDEEEVVTFELGEMLLMLLAAGGDDDLTDSEDEWDLFHDELEDFYDLDL; the protein is encoded by the exons ATGCATGGGGTTTGTAAGGAAGGAGATAACTGTCGCTACTCGCATGACCTCTCTGACAGTCCGTATGGTGTAGTGTGCAAGTATTTTCAGCGAGGATACTGTATTTACGGAGACCGCTGCAG atatgAACATAGCAAGccactgaaacaggaagaagtgacCGTGGCAGATCTAACTGCAAAATCATCCCTTGCTGCTTCCTCAAGTCTCTCATCGGTAGTTGGACCAGTTGTTGAAATGAATACGGGCGAAGCCGACTCACGAAATTCAAACTTTGCAAGTGTAGGAGCAGGTTCAGAAGACTGGGTGAATGCCATTGAGTTTGTTCCTGGCCAGCCCTACTGTGGCCGTA CTGCCCCTTCCTGCACTGAGGCACCCCCGCAGGGCTCAGTGACCAAGGAAGAATGTGAGAAGGAACAAACCGTGGCTGAAACAAAGAAGCAGCTTTGCCCGTATGCTGCCGTGGGAGAGTGCCGGTACGGGGAGAACTGCGTGTATCTCCACGGAGACTCCTGTGACATGTGTGGGCTGCAGGTTCTCCATCCCACGGACGCTGCCCAGAGATCACAACATATAAAA TCCTGCATCGAGGCCCATGAGAAGGACATGGAGCTCTCATTCGCTGTCCAGCGCAGCAAGGACATGGTCTGCGGGGTCTGCATGGAGGTGGTCTATGAGAAAGCCAGCCCCAGCGAGCGccgctttgggattctctccaacTGCAGCCACACTTACTGTCTCAAGTGTATTCGCAAGTGGAGGAGTGCTAAGCAATTTGAGAGCAAGATCATAAA GTCCTGCCCAGAATGCCGGATCACATCTAACTTTGTCATTCCAAGTGAGTACTgggtggaggagaaagaagagaagcagaaactCATTCAGAAATACAAAGAGGCAATGAG CAACAAGGCGTGCAGGTATTTTGATGAAGGACGTGGGAGCTGCCCATTTGGAGGGAACTGTTTTTACAAGCATGCGTACCCTGATGGCCGTAGAGAGgagccacagagacagaaagtgggaaCATCAAGCAGATACCGG GCCCAACGAAGGAACCACTTCTGGGAGCTCAttgaggaaagagagaacagCAACCCATTTGACAACGACGAAGAGGAGGTTGTCACCTTTGAGCTGGGCGAgatgttgcttatgcttttggccGCAGGTGGGGACGACGACCTGACAGACTCTGAAGACGAGTGGGACTTGTTTCATGATGAGCTGGAAGATTTTTATGACTTGGATCTATAG